One genomic window of Parabacteroides pacaensis includes the following:
- the rplF gene encoding 50S ribosomal protein L6, whose amino-acid sequence MSRIGKLPIQVPAGVTVTIKDNVVTVKGPKGELVQEVNPDIKVSLEEGVLHVTRPSDDKEHRALHGLYRSLIHNMVVGVSEGYKKELELVGVGYRVANTGQVLDLALGYTHNIYLQLPKEIKVETKSERNKNPLIILESADKQLLGQVCAKIRSFRMPEPYKGKGIKFVGEEIRRKSGKSAGK is encoded by the coding sequence ATGTCAAGAATAGGAAAATTGCCAATTCAAGTACCAGCAGGTGTTACGGTTACAATTAAGGATAATGTTGTGACTGTAAAAGGTCCTAAAGGAGAACTCGTTCAGGAAGTGAATCCGGATATTAAAGTATCTTTAGAAGAAGGGGTTCTTCATGTAACAAGACCGAGTGATGATAAAGAACATCGTGCTTTACACGGTTTATACCGTTCATTGATCCACAACATGGTTGTTGGTGTTTCTGAAGGTTATAAGAAAGAACTGGAATTAGTAGGTGTCGGTTATCGTGTTGCAAACACAGGTCAGGTGTTAGATCTTGCTTTAGGTTATACTCATAATATCTATTTGCAGTTACCTAAAGAAATTAAGGTTGAAACGAAGTCAGAGAGAAATAAGAATCCTCTTATTATCCTTGAGTCTGCTGATAAACAATTACTAGGACAGGTTTGTGCGAAGATTCGTTCATTCAGAATGCCGGAACCTTATAAAGGAAAAGGTATTAAGTTTGTGGGCGAAGAAATTCGTAGAAAGTCCGGAAAGTCAGCAGGTAAGTAA
- the rplO gene encoding 50S ribosomal protein L15, whose protein sequence is MNLSNLKPAEGSTKTRKRIGRGPGSGLGGTSTRGHKGAKSRSGYSKKIGFEGGQMPIQRRLPKFGFKNINRVEYKAINLDTLQRMADASQLTKIGVEELRNAGFISANQLVKILGNGSLTAKLEVEAHAFSKSAEAAIQAAGGTTVKL, encoded by the coding sequence ATGAATTTATCAAATTTAAAACCTGCTGAAGGATCTACCAAGACCAGAAAGAGAATCGGGCGTGGTCCGGGTTCAGGATTAGGTGGAACTTCAACAAGAGGTCATAAAGGTGCTAAGTCAAGATCTGGTTATTCAAAGAAAATCGGATTCGAAGGTGGTCAGATGCCTATTCAAAGACGTTTGCCTAAATTCGGTTTCAAAAATATTAACCGTGTTGAATATAAAGCTATCAATCTGGATACATTACAACGGATGGCAGATGCCTCTCAATTGACAAAGATTGGTGTTGAAGAATTGCGTAATGCAGGTTTTATTTCAGCAAATCAATTGGTTAAGATTTTGGGAAACGGAAGCTTGACTGCAAAACTTGAAGTTGAAGCTCATGCTTTTTCTAAGAGTGCAGAAGCTGCTATTCAAGCCGCTGGTGGAACTACAGTTAAACTCTAA
- the secY gene encoding preprotein translocase subunit SecY, with amino-acid sequence MRGIETIKNIWKIEDLRNRILTTLLLVVIYRFGTYVVLPGIDPKALTALQEQTRGGLLALLDMFSGGAFSNASIFALGIMPYISASIVMQLLAIAVPSFQKLQREGESGRRKINQWTRYLTVLILLFQGPTYLINLNVQLKSAGAVMPESIWFNITSTIILAAGSMFILWLGERITDKGVGNGISFIILIGIIARLPHSLFQEFVSRTSEKTGGLVMFLFEIVFLLFVIAGAILLVQGTRKVPVQYAKRIIGNKQYGGARQYIPLKVNAANVMPIIFAQAIMFIPISIVGFSHTDTSGFWSHFMDNTGFWYNFVFAVLIILFTYFYTAITINPTQMADDLKRNNGFIPGVKPGKQTKDYLDAVMDRITLPGAFFLALVAIMPAFARIAGVSMSFSQFFGGTSLLILVGVVLDTLQQVESHLLMRHYDGLLKSGRIKGRTGSVAAY; translated from the coding sequence ATGAGAGGAATTGAAACTATAAAGAATATCTGGAAGATTGAGGATCTGAGAAATCGGATCCTCACCACTCTTTTGTTAGTAGTGATTTATCGCTTCGGAACATATGTGGTTCTTCCCGGTATTGATCCTAAAGCATTAACTGCTTTGCAGGAACAGACAAGAGGAGGATTGCTTGCTCTGTTGGATATGTTTTCAGGAGGTGCTTTTTCTAATGCATCCATTTTTGCATTAGGTATTATGCCTTATATTTCTGCATCTATTGTAATGCAGTTGTTAGCCATTGCGGTTCCTTCTTTCCAGAAATTGCAAAGAGAAGGTGAAAGCGGCCGTAGGAAAATTAACCAATGGACACGTTATCTAACTGTGCTAATCCTTTTATTTCAGGGACCTACATACCTTATCAACTTAAATGTACAATTGAAGTCAGCAGGAGCTGTTATGCCTGAAAGTATTTGGTTCAACATTACTTCTACTATTATTTTAGCTGCAGGCAGTATGTTTATTCTGTGGTTAGGCGAAAGAATAACCGATAAGGGTGTTGGAAATGGTATATCATTTATCATCTTAATAGGTATTATTGCCCGATTACCTCATTCCTTGTTTCAGGAATTTGTTTCCAGGACAAGTGAAAAGACTGGTGGTTTGGTGATGTTCTTATTCGAGATCGTTTTCCTTTTATTTGTCATTGCCGGTGCAATTCTTTTGGTACAAGGTACCCGAAAAGTTCCTGTTCAATATGCAAAAAGAATTATTGGGAATAAGCAATATGGCGGAGCTCGTCAGTATATACCTTTAAAAGTAAATGCTGCCAATGTGATGCCTATCATCTTTGCTCAGGCAATTATGTTTATTCCTATTTCTATTGTAGGATTTTCTCATACAGATACATCCGGGTTTTGGTCTCATTTTATGGATAATACTGGCTTCTGGTATAATTTTGTATTTGCTGTATTGATTATTTTGTTTACATATTTCTATACAGCTATTACAATTAATCCTACCCAAATGGCTGATGATTTAAAAAGGAATAATGGATTCATTCCGGGAGTAAAGCCGGGAAAGCAAACTAAAGACTATTTGGATGCTGTTATGGACCGCATAACTTTGCCCGGTGCATTTTTCCTTGCATTAGTAGCTATTATGCCTGCATTTGCAAGAATAGCCGGAGTTAGCATGTCATTCTCCCAATTCTTTGGAGGAACATCCTTGTTGATTTTGGTTGGTGTTGTGCTGGATACTTTACAACAAGTAGAAAGTCACTTGTTAATGCGTCATTATGATGGATTGTTAAAGTCAGGTAGAATTAAAGGACGTACCGGCTCTGTTGCCGCTTATTAA
- the rplR gene encoding 50S ribosomal protein L18: MTTKEERRLKIKRSVRSKITGTPERPRLTVFRSNKQIYAQVIDDTTGKTLAAASSLKLEEKAPKKEVAAKVGELIAKNAQEAGVQAVVFDRNGYLYHGRVKELADAARNGGLKF; encoded by the coding sequence ATGACAACGAAGGAAGAAAGAAGATTAAAGATAAAACGAAGCGTACGCAGTAAGATTACAGGTACTCCTGAGCGTCCGCGTTTGACTGTGTTTAGAAGTAATAAGCAAATCTATGCACAGGTAATAGACGATACAACCGGTAAAACTTTAGCAGCAGCTTCTTCTTTGAAATTAGAAGAAAAAGCTCCTAAAAAGGAAGTAGCAGCAAAAGTTGGCGAATTGATTGCTAAGAATGCTCAGGAAGCAGGTGTACAGGCAGTTGTTTTCGACCGTAACGGATATTTGTATCATGGGAGAGTTAAAGAATTAGCAGATGCTGCACGTAACGGCGGACTTAAATTTTAA
- the rpsE gene encoding 30S ribosomal protein S5, translated as MAGVNNRVKSTNDLELKDRLVAINRVTKVTKGGRTFSFAAIVVVGNEDGIVGWGLGKAGEVTTAIAKGVEAAKKNLIKVPVHKGTIPHEQLAKFGGAEVLIKPASHGTGVKAGGAMRAVLESVGITDVLAKSKGSSNPHNLVKATIAALGELRNPFTVAQNRGVSVEKVFRG; from the coding sequence ATGGCAGGAGTTAATAACAGAGTTAAATCAACCAACGACTTAGAGTTGAAAGATAGATTAGTAGCAATCAACCGTGTAACAAAAGTTACTAAGGGTGGTCGTACTTTCAGCTTTGCTGCTATTGTTGTAGTAGGTAACGAAGATGGTATCGTTGGCTGGGGCTTAGGTAAAGCCGGTGAAGTAACGACAGCTATTGCCAAAGGTGTAGAAGCTGCAAAGAAAAACTTGATAAAGGTTCCCGTACATAAAGGTACAATTCCTCACGAACAACTTGCTAAATTCGGTGGTGCAGAAGTATTGATCAAACCGGCTTCTCACGGTACTGGTGTAAAAGCCGGTGGTGCTATGCGTGCTGTATTGGAAAGTGTGGGTATTACTGACGTTTTGGCAAAATCAAAAGGATCTTCTAACCCTCATAACTTAGTAAAGGCTACTATTGCTGCATTAGGTGAATTAAGAAATCCTTTTACTGTTGCCCAAAACAGAGGTGTTTCTGTAGAAAAAGTGTTTAGAGGTTAA
- the rpmD gene encoding 50S ribosomal protein L30: MATIKIKQVKSRIKCPKDQKRTLDALGLKKMNRVVEHEATPAILGMVEKVKHLVSVEK; encoded by the coding sequence ATGGCAACTATAAAAATTAAGCAAGTTAAGAGCAGAATTAAATGCCCCAAAGACCAAAAGAGAACACTGGATGCACTAGGTCTTAAAAAGATGAATCGTGTAGTAGAACATGAAGCTACTCCGGCTATCTTGGGTATGGTAGAGAAAGTGAAACATTTGGTTTCCGTAGAGAAGTAA